AACTATTGATTTTTGCATTTTGTTACTAGTAACAACTCCTATACGTTCTTTTCTTAAATTTCTTGTTTCCATCTTGTAGCAGAATTATTGTAATTCTCTTTTAGTTAATTCTGTCGCAATTCTAGCTACTGAACGTCTTACGTTACGTAACTGGATTGGATTTTCTAAAGGAGATATTGCATGAGCTAATTTTAGGTCTGAATAACTCTTTTTTATTTCACCAAGTTTCTCTTGTAACTCGGCTACTGATAATTCTTTAATTTCTGATTGTTTCATAATATCAAATAAATTATGCTTCGTAATCGCGAGCAATTATAAACTTAGTTTTAACTGGTAGTTTTTGAGCTGCTAAACGTAACGCTTCTTTAGCGATGTCTAACGATACTCCTCCTACTTCAAAAAGCATTCTTCCTGGTTTAACAACCGCTACCCAATACTCAACGGCACCTTTACCTTTACCCATACGTACTTCAAGAGGTTTCTTTGTTATTGGCTTGTCTGGAAATATTTTAATCCAAAGTTGACCTTCTCTTTTCATGTAACGTGTAGCGGCAATACGTGCAGCTTCTATTTGTCGCGATGTTAAAAACTCAGATTCGAGTGATTTTATACCAAAAGTACCATTTGAAAGTTGGTGTCCTCTTTGAGAAAGACCTTTCATACGTCCTTTTTGTTGCTTACGAAATTTTGTTCTTTTAGGCTGTAACATTTCTCTTTACTTTATAAAAAATTACTTTCTACGACGTGGTTTAGAATTATTTCCTCCACGTGGTGCTCCTGCTGCACCTGCCTTTCCTTGCTTTTTGGATAATCCAACTAGCGGAGAAAGTTCTCTTTTACCATATACTTCACCTTTCATAATCCACACTTTCACACCTAATCTACCATAAGTAGTGTGTGCCTCAACAAGTGAGTAATCAATATCGGCTCTAAAGGTTGATAAAGGAATACGTCCCTCTTTGTAGTGCTCTGAACGTGCCATTTCAGCACCATTTAAACGACCACTAATTTGAACTTTAATTCCTTCAGCGTTCATACGCATTGTAGCAGCAATAGCCATTTTTATAGCGCGTCTGTATGAAATTCTATTTTCAATTTGACGTGCAATACTAGATCCTACTAAAAATGCATCAAGTTCAGGTCTTTTGATTTCAAAAATATTAATCTGAACTTCTTTTCCAGTAATTTTCTTAAGCTCTTCTTTTAACT
This genomic window from Mariniflexile sp. TRM1-10 contains:
- the rpmC gene encoding 50S ribosomal protein L29, yielding MKQSEIKELSVAELQEKLGEIKKSYSDLKLAHAISPLENPIQLRNVRRSVARIATELTKRELQ
- the rplP gene encoding 50S ribosomal protein L16 → MLQPKRTKFRKQQKGRMKGLSQRGHQLSNGTFGIKSLESEFLTSRQIEAARIAATRYMKREGQLWIKIFPDKPITKKPLEVRMGKGKGAVEYWVAVVKPGRMLFEVGGVSLDIAKEALRLAAQKLPVKTKFIIARDYEA
- the rpsC gene encoding 30S ribosomal protein S3; the encoded protein is MGQKTNPIGNRLGIIRGWESNWYGGNDYGDKLAEDDKIRKYVHVRLAKASVSRVIIERTLKLVTVTITTARPGIIIGKGGQEVDKLKEELKKITGKEVQINIFEIKRPELDAFLVGSSIARQIENRISYRRAIKMAIAATMRMNAEGIKVQISGRLNGAEMARSEHYKEGRIPLSTFRADIDYSLVEAHTTYGRLGVKVWIMKGEVYGKRELSPLVGLSKKQGKAGAAGAPRGGNNSKPRRRK